The Miscanthus floridulus cultivar M001 chromosome 7, ASM1932011v1, whole genome shotgun sequence genome includes a region encoding these proteins:
- the LOC136464189 gene encoding ADP-ribosylation factor 1-like has product MGLAMGRLLGWKQEAQIVLLGLAGAGKTAILHKLKLGHVVNTGPTIEFNAETLEYNGISFRVWDVGGQVKLRGLLRHYLYGAQGVIFVVDSSDREWILQAQDLLNMILNEEEFKVRDPALLVFATKQDRPNAMNAAEVADKFGLQSLLCNRRWHIQSCCAISGEGLHEGMDWLWTNIQ; this is encoded by the exons ATGGGGTTGGCGATGGGGAGGCTTCTTGGGTGGAAGCAGGAGGCGCAGATCGTGCTGCTGGGCCTCGCCGGCGCTGGCAAGACAGCCATCCTGCACAAGCTCAAGCTCGGCCATGTCGTCAACACCGGACCAACGATTG AGTTCAACGCCGAGACTCTTGAATACAATGGCATCAGCTTCAGGGTTTGGGACGTGGGTGGTCAAGTCAAG CTCCGAGGCTTGCTAAGGCACTACCTCTATGGCGCCCAGGGCGTGATATTCGTCGTCGACAGCAGCGACCGGGAGTGGATTCTTCAAGCCCAAGATCTGCTGAACATGATTCTGAACGAG GAGGAGTTCAAGGTTAGGGATCCCGCGTTGCTTGTGTTTGCAACCAAGCAGGACCGTCCGAATGCCATGAACGCAGCAGAGGTAGCGGACAAGTTTGGGCTTCAGTCACTGCTTTGCAACCGTAGATG GCACATTCAAAGTTGTTGTGCAATCTCAGGAGAAGGCCTCCACGAGGGGATGGATTGGCTCTGGACCAACATACAATAG